From the Psychrobacillus sp. FSL K6-4046 genome, one window contains:
- a CDS encoding MetQ/NlpA family ABC transporter substrate-binding protein, which produces MKKISLLVIALLAAIVLAACNDSSAASDKDTVKVKIGVNGSDGAQWPVLKEKAAKEGIEIELIEFADYTLPNNALAQGDIDLNAFQHISFLSQYVKESGNDLVPIGSTMFAPLGVYSEKIKDISEIKKGDKIAIPDDPSNQARALRLLESADLITLSDSFGLFGDPSGIVENPLNLDIIPMVAQQTPRVLPDVTASIINNGVAGQAGFSPGEDPIYKEEGKDESIYPYVNTIVARGEDKNNETYTRIVELYQEEDIQKVITEDTKGGSALVILTQEQLDQTFEDLIK; this is translated from the coding sequence ATGAAAAAAATTAGTTTATTAGTCATTGCTCTTTTGGCAGCAATAGTCTTAGCAGCTTGTAACGACTCTTCAGCTGCTTCAGACAAGGATACAGTTAAGGTGAAAATTGGTGTGAATGGCTCTGATGGTGCCCAATGGCCAGTTTTAAAAGAGAAAGCAGCTAAAGAAGGAATTGAAATTGAGTTAATCGAGTTTGCAGACTACACTTTACCCAATAATGCCTTAGCACAGGGAGATATCGATTTAAATGCCTTCCAGCATATTTCCTTCCTTTCTCAATATGTAAAAGAAAGCGGAAATGACCTTGTTCCAATTGGTTCAACCATGTTTGCTCCTCTTGGCGTTTATTCAGAAAAAATTAAAGACATCAGTGAAATCAAAAAAGGCGATAAAATTGCTATTCCAGATGATCCATCTAACCAGGCTCGTGCACTTCGTTTGTTAGAGTCTGCTGATTTAATCACCCTTTCAGACAGCTTCGGGCTTTTTGGAGATCCAAGCGGCATTGTAGAAAACCCATTGAACTTAGATATTATTCCAATGGTTGCCCAACAAACACCACGAGTGCTGCCGGACGTTACTGCTTCTATCATCAACAATGGCGTTGCAGGTCAAGCAGGATTCTCACCTGGTGAGGACCCTATATATAAAGAAGAAGGAAAGGATGAATCCATCTATCCTTATGTCAACACAATAGTAGCCCGTGGAGAAGATAAAAATAACGAAACATACACACGTATTGTCGAATTATATCAAGAAGAAGATATCCAGAAAGTTATCACCGAGGATACAAAAGGCGGATCCGCTTTAGTAATTTTAACGCAGGAACAACTAGATCAAACATTTGAAGATCTAATCAAATAA
- a CDS encoding M20 family metallopeptidase, producing the protein MSIVKEPKELLLKSIEENKELYVQVSQEIHNNPEIGNQEFFASAKHVKLLRDAGFEVTTSVAGHETSFYAIKKGVKEGPTVAYLAEYDALPGLGHACGHNIIGTTSVAAGIALAEALPLTGGNVVVLGTPAEEGGPNGSAKGSFVKHGFLKDVDVALMIHPSGKTSLTGETLAVDPLDFHFHGKAAHASGSPEKGINALDAVILLFNGINALRQQLPSTVRIHGIITHGGDAPNIIPDYASARFYIRAESWKKTEEVAEKVRAIANGAALATGASVRIERFQNEVQDFVLNSKLDEILHEELEAVGEFVHTEKRKGKGSTDAGNISYAVPTAHPHIKIGPDDLVGHTIEFREAAKSQLGDEALIKGAKALANTGYRILTDAELLHNVRKEYEEALAKKQD; encoded by the coding sequence ATGAGTATTGTAAAAGAACCAAAGGAATTATTGCTAAAGTCAATTGAGGAAAACAAAGAATTATACGTGCAGGTCAGTCAGGAAATCCATAATAACCCTGAAATCGGCAACCAGGAGTTCTTCGCTAGTGCAAAACATGTAAAGCTACTACGTGACGCCGGTTTCGAGGTAACTACTTCCGTTGCAGGCCATGAAACATCCTTCTACGCTATTAAAAAGGGAGTAAAAGAAGGGCCAACCGTAGCTTACCTTGCAGAGTATGATGCCCTTCCTGGACTAGGTCACGCATGCGGACATAATATTATCGGAACAACGAGCGTTGCTGCTGGAATTGCCTTGGCAGAGGCCCTCCCTCTTACAGGAGGAAATGTAGTCGTTCTTGGGACGCCCGCTGAGGAAGGTGGCCCTAATGGAAGTGCTAAAGGAAGCTTCGTCAAGCACGGTTTCCTTAAGGATGTTGATGTTGCACTAATGATTCACCCTTCCGGCAAGACTTCTTTAACTGGTGAAACATTGGCCGTGGATCCATTAGATTTTCATTTTCATGGGAAAGCAGCACATGCATCTGGATCTCCTGAGAAAGGTATAAATGCTTTAGACGCTGTCATTCTTTTATTCAATGGCATTAATGCCCTTCGTCAGCAGCTTCCAAGCACTGTACGTATCCACGGGATCATCACCCACGGTGGAGATGCTCCAAACATTATTCCTGACTACGCTTCTGCTCGCTTCTATATCCGAGCAGAGAGCTGGAAGAAAACAGAGGAAGTAGCAGAAAAAGTCCGTGCTATTGCAAATGGCGCAGCACTTGCAACAGGAGCCTCCGTACGAATTGAGCGATTCCAAAACGAGGTTCAGGACTTTGTATTAAATTCTAAATTAGATGAAATTCTTCATGAAGAGCTTGAAGCAGTCGGAGAGTTTGTCCATACAGAAAAACGAAAAGGCAAAGGATCAACAGACGCTGGCAACATCAGCTATGCTGTCCCTACTGCCCATCCACATATTAAAATTGGCCCAGATGATTTGGTCGGTCACACCATCGAGTTCCGTGAAGCTGCCAAATCCCAGCTTGGCGACGAGGCACTAATTAAGGGAGCTAAGGCTCTAGCCAATACCGGCTACCGCATCCTAACTGATGCTGAACTGCTTCACAACGTACGAAAGGAATATGAAGAAGCGCTAGCCAAGAAGCAAGATTGA
- a CDS encoding IS1182 family transposase, translating into MFKDYNMNQVVLPLDLEVKLQENDIAFHIHHLVESIPDEAFKVFLRNTGCPAYHPRMMMKIILCAYSQSVFSGRKIEGLLYDSVRIMWLAQGYQPSYRTINRFRVQPEVSELIRQCFVQFRCQLVQEKLIDQEAIFIDGTKIEANANKFTFVWRKSVEKYNKGLIEKSNQLYNELLEKEIIPQMEREDEEHLSLEELTQMVQKVEDIITEYDQQIEASSDALERKSLRRERKYPKQVRKELIDYIYRKQKYQRDFEIFGTRNSYSKTDHDATFMRMKDDYMKNGQLKAGYNVQIATEGQYTLAYSLFSNPTDTKTLIPFLDEIEKNYFKLPKHIVADAGYGSEQNYDDILSNRKREALITYNMYIKEQKKKQKQNKFNTANWKYDEENDTYTCPNQKQLSFKYHSIREDKTGYKREFKIYECEDCSGCPFRSSCTKAKEGNNRKLMVNEKWEQQKEYVSAKLSEEKTGSIYRQRKIDVEPVFGFLKANLRFSRFSVRGKPKVENEMGLALMAVNLRKFTVKTR; encoded by the coding sequence ATGTTTAAAGATTATAACATGAATCAAGTGGTATTGCCTTTAGATTTAGAAGTAAAATTACAAGAAAACGATATTGCCTTCCATATTCACCATTTAGTTGAAAGCATCCCTGACGAAGCGTTTAAAGTATTTCTTCGAAATACGGGTTGCCCTGCCTATCATCCCCGCATGATGATGAAAATCATCCTTTGTGCTTACTCCCAGTCTGTTTTTTCAGGTCGAAAAATTGAAGGACTCTTATACGATAGTGTCCGGATAATGTGGCTGGCCCAGGGCTATCAACCAAGCTACCGCACAATCAATCGATTTCGTGTGCAGCCAGAGGTGAGCGAATTAATCCGTCAATGTTTCGTACAATTCCGCTGTCAGTTGGTCCAAGAAAAACTCATTGACCAAGAGGCAATCTTTATTGATGGTACAAAGATTGAAGCAAACGCTAACAAGTTCACGTTTGTCTGGAGAAAATCCGTAGAGAAATATAACAAAGGATTGATAGAAAAATCGAACCAGTTATATAACGAACTGCTTGAAAAGGAGATCATCCCTCAAATGGAACGAGAAGATGAAGAGCACCTGTCACTGGAAGAACTAACTCAAATGGTTCAAAAAGTAGAGGATATCATCACCGAATATGACCAACAAATAGAAGCGTCGTCAGACGCTTTGGAACGAAAGAGCTTGAGGAGAGAACGAAAATATCCAAAGCAGGTACGTAAAGAGTTGATTGATTATATCTACCGTAAACAGAAATATCAACGGGACTTTGAAATCTTTGGAACCCGGAACAGCTATTCAAAGACTGACCATGATGCAACCTTTATGAGGATGAAAGACGACTACATGAAAAATGGTCAATTGAAGGCTGGTTATAATGTACAAATCGCAACAGAGGGTCAATACACGCTTGCCTATAGTTTGTTTTCTAATCCAACAGACACCAAAACCTTGATCCCCTTCCTGGATGAGATTGAGAAAAATTACTTTAAGCTACCGAAGCATATCGTGGCAGATGCAGGCTATGGAAGCGAACAGAATTATGACGATATACTATCTAATCGTAAACGCGAAGCTCTGATCACCTATAACATGTACATCAAAGAGCAAAAGAAGAAACAGAAACAAAATAAGTTCAATACTGCAAATTGGAAGTACGACGAAGAGAACGATACGTACACCTGCCCGAACCAGAAACAGCTGTCCTTTAAATATCATTCCATACGCGAGGACAAGACAGGATACAAACGGGAGTTTAAGATCTATGAATGTGAGGACTGTTCAGGTTGTCCGTTCCGCTCCTCCTGTACGAAAGCAAAAGAAGGTAATAATAGAAAGTTGATGGTGAACGAAAAGTGGGAGCAACAAAAAGAATATGTGAGCGCGAAGCTTTCAGAGGAAAAGACAGGTTCTATCTATCGTCAAAGAAAAATTGATGTGGAACCAGTTTTTGGATTCTTGAAGGCTAATTTGCGTTTCTCACGATTTTCTGTACGTGGGAAACCGAAGGTTGAAAATGAAATGGGTCTTGCGTTAATGGCCGTGAACTTACGTAAGTTCACGGTAAAAACTAGATAG
- a CDS encoding CsbA family protein — METLSIPTQVILAIVAPALLVVLFTRITFNRYVALLLTVALFAASVYAGYTHRWWIYILDAASLTFGFWYASYMKARDKKRLGQNHPLK; from the coding sequence ATGGAAACTTTATCTATACCAACACAAGTTATACTTGCGATTGTTGCACCTGCTTTGTTAGTTGTGCTATTTACTCGAATAACCTTTAATCGATATGTCGCCTTGCTACTAACAGTTGCTCTGTTCGCAGCCTCTGTGTATGCTGGCTATACTCATCGTTGGTGGATCTATATATTAGATGCTGCATCTCTGACATTTGGATTTTGGTATGCCAGCTATATGAAAGCGCGCGACAAAAAGAGACTGGGACAAAACCATCCTCTTAAATGA
- a CDS encoding PDZ domain-containing protein has product MVQEILIELAKGIGRFFLHPAVYITLLFSVLIGYFRVKRERKQFRARILWGWTEAKHFLLDGYVWAIIISVISVAVGMVIPSTWLMVYSVWMILFVLLFMYQVGSAIYAIALAVATFYIMFFYDWSYEIFSWEIVGQDIDGQVIVPIAILAGLLLIAEGFIIQKHGATNASPRLVKTARGSEAMEYVTKRLWLLPILLVIPGDVIHTYLPFWPQFTLGESTFSLVLFPFVIGFQQKSRHSLAENFFPMYGKKVWQLGIIVTVVAAVGYIEPLISLIALALGVIGRLVISFIEYRRERNGSFAVSPQSNGVMIAGVLSDSPAEKMGLKIGECIVKVNGQKVTDEQELYEAVQINAAHCRLEVLDHNGELRLRQHVLFRHDHYRLGLILVR; this is encoded by the coding sequence ATGGTACAAGAAATATTAATAGAATTGGCAAAAGGGATTGGACGTTTCTTCCTTCATCCAGCTGTTTATATAACACTTCTTTTTTCTGTATTAATCGGATACTTTCGGGTGAAGAGAGAGAGAAAACAATTTCGAGCGAGAATACTTTGGGGTTGGACAGAGGCCAAGCATTTTTTGCTAGATGGTTATGTATGGGCAATTATTATATCTGTAATTAGTGTAGCGGTTGGAATGGTTATACCGTCCACTTGGTTAATGGTTTATAGTGTATGGATGATTTTATTTGTTCTACTCTTTATGTATCAGGTCGGCTCTGCAATTTATGCAATTGCCCTAGCGGTAGCTACTTTTTATATCATGTTTTTCTATGATTGGTCTTATGAAATATTTTCATGGGAAATTGTTGGACAAGATATAGATGGACAAGTTATTGTTCCAATTGCTATTTTAGCAGGTTTATTGCTGATAGCAGAGGGTTTTATTATTCAAAAGCATGGAGCGACAAACGCTTCGCCTAGATTGGTTAAAACGGCAAGAGGCAGCGAGGCAATGGAATATGTAACTAAACGACTTTGGTTGTTACCGATTCTATTAGTCATACCTGGAGATGTTATACATACATATCTACCGTTCTGGCCACAGTTTACTTTAGGAGAGTCTACATTTTCTTTAGTATTGTTTCCTTTTGTAATAGGCTTTCAACAAAAAAGCAGACATTCACTGGCAGAGAATTTTTTCCCTATGTACGGAAAAAAGGTTTGGCAATTAGGGATAATCGTGACAGTTGTAGCAGCGGTAGGCTATATAGAACCACTTATCAGTCTAATAGCTTTGGCGTTGGGAGTAATAGGAAGACTAGTAATATCCTTTATTGAGTATAGAAGAGAGCGTAATGGCTCCTTTGCTGTATCTCCGCAATCGAATGGGGTAATGATTGCTGGTGTGCTTTCCGACTCTCCGGCAGAAAAGATGGGCTTAAAAATTGGAGAATGTATCGTTAAGGTAAACGGACAAAAAGTAACAGATGAGCAAGAACTGTATGAAGCCGTTCAAATCAATGCAGCCCATTGTAGATTAGAAGTATTGGATCATAATGGAGAGCTTCGATTGAGACAGCATGTTTTGTTTAGACATGACCATTACAGACTAGGATTAATCTTAGTAAGGTAG
- a CDS encoding S41 family peptidase, protein MRKNRIILFGFILVIVLVLGYLWMSGKSSEPEKSNVSSSQVIDEAYQLIKKEAVFSKNEKLLVEGAIRGMAEALEDPHSSYLTKEEAETQESSLAEERVGIGVEIMNSGGKFIVVAPIKDSPAYKAGLKPQDEIVRVNSERVDGKTMAELVRLLSGDKGSSLKMTIYRPSENRHVELHMKRETIALHTVSSEVLEVDGKSLGIVTISIFGEKTAEEWEKQTKALVERGINGLVVDVRGNPGGYLFSVSSIIGTLLQNGSTFAYMQDAKGVLEPLNTVNKDNPYLNKLPVVLLQNGGSASASEVLAGALKDNSRAMIVGETSFGKGTVQETHPLSNGGKLKISTHKWLTPKQQWIHHKGIEADLKVEQDELFNTDIKYYHGDFHQGDYGDEIKYVQQILSGLGYNISRKDGYFDEATVEAIDKYREQNKLEINSKLDETFFQDLTNTINEYKARKENDQQLQMGVSYIIHSLNK, encoded by the coding sequence TTGCGCAAAAATCGGATTATTTTATTTGGATTCATTTTAGTCATTGTGTTGGTATTAGGGTATTTATGGATGTCTGGAAAATCGTCAGAGCCAGAGAAAAGTAACGTTAGTAGTAGTCAAGTGATTGATGAAGCGTATCAGTTAATAAAAAAAGAGGCAGTTTTCTCAAAGAATGAAAAGCTATTAGTAGAGGGTGCAATTAGAGGCATGGCTGAAGCTTTAGAAGATCCACATTCTTCGTATTTAACGAAAGAGGAAGCGGAGACGCAAGAATCTTCTTTAGCTGAGGAACGCGTTGGTATTGGTGTAGAAATTATGAATTCTGGCGGTAAGTTTATTGTAGTGGCTCCCATTAAAGACTCTCCAGCTTACAAAGCAGGTTTGAAGCCTCAGGATGAGATCGTGCGGGTGAACAGTGAACGAGTAGATGGTAAAACTATGGCTGAATTAGTTCGATTATTAAGTGGTGACAAAGGTAGTAGTCTTAAAATGACGATATATCGTCCAAGCGAAAATCGTCATGTAGAGTTACATATGAAACGAGAGACAATCGCGTTGCATACTGTTTCCAGTGAAGTACTAGAGGTTGACGGAAAGTCTCTAGGGATAGTCACTATTTCTATTTTTGGAGAAAAAACTGCTGAAGAGTGGGAAAAGCAAACCAAAGCGCTTGTAGAACGTGGAATAAACGGACTAGTTGTGGATGTCCGAGGTAATCCAGGAGGTTATTTATTCAGCGTTTCTTCTATTATAGGAACCCTTCTACAAAACGGAAGTACGTTTGCTTACATGCAAGATGCTAAAGGTGTTTTAGAACCATTGAATACGGTAAATAAGGATAACCCTTACCTGAACAAGCTACCAGTTGTTCTATTGCAAAATGGAGGTAGTGCATCTGCAAGTGAAGTTTTGGCTGGGGCGTTAAAAGATAATAGTCGTGCTATGATCGTAGGTGAAACAAGCTTTGGTAAAGGTACTGTTCAAGAAACACATCCTTTGTCTAATGGCGGAAAGTTAAAAATTTCTACCCATAAGTGGTTAACTCCAAAGCAACAATGGATTCATCATAAGGGGATAGAGGCAGATTTGAAGGTAGAGCAGGATGAGTTATTCAACACAGATATTAAATATTATCATGGTGATTTCCACCAAGGAGATTATGGAGATGAAATTAAGTACGTACAACAAATTCTTAGTGGATTAGGCTACAATATATCACGCAAGGACGGTTATTTTGATGAAGCTACTGTTGAAGCTATAGATAAATATAGAGAGCAAAATAAACTAGAAATTAATTCGAAGCTAGATGAGACATTCTTTCAGGACTTAACGAACACAATTAATGAGTATAAGGCACGAAAAGAGAATGATCAGCAGCTTCAAATGGGTGTAAGTTATATAATTCACAGCTTAAATAAATAA
- a CDS encoding redoxin domain-containing protein, protein MKKIIGLLIIGSLIAIATISFVKNNIDEKEDPFEGEQMGTDMAENPVNQGTGKGDAAPDFTLTTLDGKEVSLSDYKGKKVVLNFWTSWCPPCKAEMPHMQNYYEDMSEEANVEILAVNLTNKDNGVDEVSSFVEDYGLTFPIPMDEEGQIGNAYKVIPIPTTYMIDTNGIIQNMIVGPMNEEMLIDYVDKLK, encoded by the coding sequence GTGAAAAAAATAATTGGATTACTAATTATAGGTTCCTTAATAGCTATTGCTACTATATCATTTGTAAAAAATAATATTGATGAAAAGGAAGATCCTTTTGAAGGGGAGCAAATGGGAACAGATATGGCTGAAAACCCAGTAAACCAAGGGACTGGTAAAGGTGATGCAGCCCCAGATTTTACTTTGACAACACTAGACGGAAAAGAGGTCTCGTTGTCAGACTATAAAGGAAAAAAAGTAGTATTAAATTTTTGGACATCATGGTGTCCTCCTTGTAAAGCAGAGATGCCACATATGCAAAACTACTATGAAGATATGTCTGAAGAAGCTAATGTGGAAATTTTAGCAGTCAACCTTACGAACAAGGATAATGGAGTAGATGAGGTGTCTTCGTTTGTAGAAGACTACGGTCTAACCTTTCCAATACCTATGGATGAGGAAGGGCAAATAGGAAACGCCTATAAGGTGATCCCTATTCCAACTACTTATATGATTGATACGAATGGCATCATTCAAAATATGATAGTTGGTCCAATGAATGAGGAAATGCTGATAGATTATGTCGATAAACTAAAATAA
- a CDS encoding M23 family metallopeptidase, translating into MRKQSKWMLRIVAIAASGALLFNTPSALANSLDDLKKEKQNIQEKKSTIQSNIKETETKIDTNESKIDQIMAQIQELDNKIMATEKSISAVLNEIEKTTSEIEALKASIAELEQKIAARDELLKERIRAVQVSGGSVNYLDVLLGANSFVDFIDRFSAVNTLMEADRKILKEQAEDKKELEEQTASLEKKRQEQEASKEQLVSLKANLDGQKSSKSTLVDQLEVEQAKLLEDKEQMETEYEEVLNLDKAIQDKIVAEQKRQAEIARKAAEEKKKKAAAERKRQQAASGSSTAIPAVSAGNWTKPASGSFTSGYGYRMHPIYGKGKMHYGIDIANSTGTPVLSAADGVVSYASPLSTYGNVIMVTHSIDGQTFTSLYAHLSSIGVGVGQVVSKGQRIGAIGTTGNSTGPHLHFEIHLGYWEGMAGNSVNPLRYISL; encoded by the coding sequence TTGAGAAAACAATCCAAATGGATGTTGCGTATTGTTGCAATCGCTGCATCCGGAGCGCTACTATTTAACACGCCAAGCGCTCTTGCCAATTCATTGGACGACCTTAAAAAAGAAAAACAGAACATCCAAGAAAAGAAAAGCACTATTCAATCGAATATTAAAGAAACTGAAACAAAAATTGATACTAACGAGTCTAAAATTGATCAAATTATGGCTCAAATTCAAGAGTTGGATAATAAAATTATGGCAACTGAAAAAAGTATTTCAGCGGTTTTAAATGAGATTGAAAAAACTACAAGCGAAATCGAAGCATTAAAAGCCTCTATCGCTGAGTTAGAACAGAAAATTGCAGCTCGCGATGAATTGCTAAAAGAAAGAATAAGAGCTGTTCAAGTTAGTGGTGGATCAGTCAATTATTTAGACGTATTACTTGGAGCTAATAGCTTCGTAGATTTTATTGACCGCTTTTCAGCAGTTAATACATTGATGGAAGCTGACCGTAAAATTCTAAAAGAGCAGGCAGAAGATAAAAAAGAACTTGAAGAGCAAACGGCAAGCCTAGAGAAGAAACGTCAAGAGCAAGAAGCAAGTAAAGAGCAGCTTGTTTCCTTAAAAGCTAATTTAGATGGTCAAAAATCATCTAAGAGCACATTAGTAGATCAACTAGAAGTTGAACAAGCTAAGCTTCTGGAAGATAAAGAACAGATGGAAACAGAATATGAAGAAGTTTTAAACTTAGATAAAGCGATTCAAGATAAAATTGTTGCAGAGCAAAAGCGTCAAGCAGAAATAGCTAGAAAAGCAGCAGAAGAGAAAAAGAAGAAAGCGGCTGCAGAACGTAAACGTCAGCAGGCTGCTAGCGGATCTTCAACGGCGATTCCTGCCGTTTCAGCTGGTAACTGGACAAAACCTGCATCCGGAAGCTTTACTTCTGGTTATGGATACAGAATGCATCCAATCTACGGTAAAGGAAAAATGCATTATGGTATAGATATTGCCAACAGCACTGGAACACCAGTATTATCGGCTGCTGATGGAGTCGTATCGTATGCATCACCTTTAAGCACATACGGTAATGTAATTATGGTGACACATTCTATTGATGGTCAAACTTTCACTTCATTATATGCTCATTTAAGCAGTATAGGTGTAGGAGTTGGACAAGTTGTCTCTAAAGGTCAACGTATCGGAGCAATCGGAACTACAGGTAATTCTACTGGACCACATCTTCACTTTGAAATCCATTTAGGATATTGGGAAGGTATGGCTGGTAACTCAGTGAATCCATTGAGATACATTTCTCTATAA
- the ftsX gene encoding permease-like cell division protein FtsX, whose translation MKARTAGRHFRDSLKSISRNGWMTFASVSAVTVTLLLVGVFVMIMMNLNKVADDLERDVEVKIYVELTASEEEITKLEEDIKNLPGVAELVYATKGEELKKLVMDFGSDLELYEQENPLHNVFYAKAVDPQETEAIAKEIDKLDNTFEVSYGEGKIERLFSVLNMGRNVGVVLILALLFTAMFLISNTIRITIVARRRDIEIMKLVGATNWFIRIPFILEGMWLGILGAIVPITLVTVLYYNLYNALQPKLELGNLFNLLEFSPFIYQLNALILLMGVLIGIWGSFMSVRKFLRV comes from the coding sequence ATGAAGGCTAGAACAGCAGGACGACACTTCAGAGATAGCTTAAAAAGTATCAGCAGAAATGGTTGGATGACATTTGCATCCGTCAGTGCTGTTACCGTTACATTATTACTGGTAGGCGTATTCGTCATGATTATGATGAATTTAAATAAAGTAGCAGACGACCTAGAAAGAGACGTAGAAGTAAAAATTTACGTCGAATTGACAGCAAGTGAAGAAGAAATCACCAAGCTAGAAGAAGACATTAAAAATCTTCCAGGTGTTGCAGAGCTAGTATATGCGACTAAGGGAGAAGAACTAAAGAAACTTGTTATGGATTTTGGATCAGATTTAGAGTTATATGAACAAGAAAACCCATTACATAATGTTTTTTATGCAAAAGCGGTAGATCCTCAAGAGACTGAAGCGATTGCGAAGGAAATCGATAAGTTAGATAACACATTTGAGGTGAGCTACGGAGAAGGTAAAATAGAAAGATTATTCTCTGTACTTAATATGGGTAGAAACGTGGGCGTAGTGTTGATCCTTGCTCTATTATTTACAGCTATGTTCTTAATTTCGAATACTATTCGAATCACGATTGTTGCTAGACGACGAGATATAGAGATTATGAAACTAGTTGGAGCTACAAACTGGTTTATCCGTATCCCCTTCATATTAGAAGGTATGTGGCTTGGTATTTTAGGAGCGATTGTACCAATCACGTTAGTTACGGTGCTTTACTATAATCTTTATAATGCATTACAGCCTAAATTAGAGCTAGGAAATTTATTTAATTTACTAGAGTTTTCCCCATTCATTTATCAGTTAAACGCATTAATTCTATTAATGGGAGTTTTAATCGGTATTTGGGGTAGTTTCATGTCAGTTAGAAAATTTTTACGAGTATAA
- the ftsE gene encoding cell division ATP-binding protein FtsE — MIEMTKVYKKYPNGIVAANGIDVNIKQGEFVYVVGPSGAGKSTFIKMMYREERPTSGTIIVNGMNLATLKNKNVPYLRRQIGVVFQDFKLLPRLNVYENVAFALEVIEESPKVIRKKVMDVLELVGLKNKARMFPTELSGGEQQRVSIARSIVNTPKLVIADEPTGNLDPETSWEIMNTFEEINSRGTTIVMATHNREIVNTIRHRVIVVEGGLITRDEYGGDYGYEG; from the coding sequence ATGATAGAAATGACTAAAGTCTATAAAAAATATCCTAATGGTATTGTTGCAGCTAACGGGATTGACGTAAATATTAAGCAGGGCGAATTTGTATACGTAGTTGGACCCAGTGGTGCAGGAAAATCGACATTTATTAAAATGATGTATCGAGAAGAACGCCCAACGTCAGGTACGATCATAGTCAATGGTATGAATTTAGCAACCTTAAAAAATAAAAATGTTCCTTACTTAAGAAGACAGATTGGCGTTGTCTTTCAAGATTTCAAACTACTTCCTCGACTGAACGTTTATGAAAACGTTGCCTTTGCTTTAGAAGTAATAGAGGAATCCCCTAAGGTGATCCGGAAAAAAGTAATGGATGTATTGGAGCTAGTGGGACTAAAAAATAAAGCTAGAATGTTCCCGACAGAACTATCAGGCGGGGAACAACAACGTGTTTCTATAGCGCGCTCCATTGTGAATACTCCTAAACTAGTAATTGCAGATGAGCCGACCGGAAATTTAGACCCCGAAACTTCATGGGAAATTATGAACACATTTGAAGAAATTAATTCCCGAGGAACTACAATTGTTATGGCAACTCATAATAGAGAAATTGTAAATACAATTCGACACCGTGTTATTGTAGTTGAGGGTGGCTTAATCACTCGAGACGAGTACGGAGGAGATTACGGATATGAAGGCTAG